A stretch of Labrus bergylta chromosome 19, fLabBer1.1, whole genome shotgun sequence DNA encodes these proteins:
- the dync1li1 gene encoding cytoplasmic dynein 1 light intermediate chain 1 codes for MATSGRSAILSSTSAGPKNTLESSNTEEEDGQDLWSTILSEVSTHSRSKLPSGKNVLVMGEVGSGKTTLVAKLQGIEEYMKGRGLEYLYFSVHDDDIDDHTRCNAWVLDGDLYHKGLQGVAVPVDSIGDTLLLITLDMSRPWNALDSLQKWAAVAREHIDKLRVAPETLRELEHRLVKQFQEYTEPGSGEDGTPQRRSEDEESVLLPLGDNTLTHNLGIPVVVVCTKCDAISTLEKEHDYRDEHLDFIQSYVRRFCLQYGASLVYTSVKEMKNLDILYKYLVHRLYGFPFHCPAQVVERDAVFIPSGWDNEKKIAILHENFQTVKADDSFEDVVVKPPVRKIVHEKEIQAEDDQVFLVKLQSLLAKQPAVTAGRPVDTTSRAPTGSPRTSNRSAAANVANAMPQSGQTSEGVLANFFNSLLTKKAGTGGPGTPGGGNNTPGTVRKSGSKLGLGDVQAELDRISSRESDSDLPNANETPATDSQDT; via the exons ATGGCGACTTCAGGGAGGAGTGCGATATTATCCTCCACCTCAGCTGGACCCAAGAACACACTGGAGAGCTccaacacagaggaggaggacggacAGGACTTATG GTCTACCATCCTGAGTGAAGTTTCAACCCATTCAAGATCAAAGCTACCGTCGGGGAAAAATGTCCTGGTCATgg GTGAGGTGGGTTCAGGGAAGACAACCTTGGTTGCAAAACTTCAAGGTATTGAGGAATACATGAAGGGGCGTGGCCTGGAATACCTCTACTTCAGTGTCCATGACGACGACATTGATG accACACAAGGTGTAACGCGTGGGTGTTAGACGGAGACCTTTATCACAAAGGCCTGCAGGGAGTAGCTGTCCCAGTGGACTCGATCGGGGACACATTGCTGCTGATAACGCTGGACATGTCACGGCCTTGGAATGCCCTGGACTCTCTCCAGAAGTGGGCAGCCGTTGCTAGGGAACATATCGACAAACTCCGAGTCGCCCCGGAAACGCTGCGAGAGCTGGAACACAGAC ttGTAAAACAGTTCCAGGAGTACACAGAGCCTGGTAGTGGGGAGGATGGCACCCCGCAGAGAAGGAGTGAAGATGAGGAGAGCGTGCTTCTGCCGTTAGGAGacaacacactaacacataATCTAGGAATACCAGTGGTGGTGGTCTGTACCAAG TGCGATGCCATCAGCACGTTGGAGAAGGAGCACGACTACAGAGACGAGCACCTGGACTTCATCCAGTCTTACGTCAGGCGTTTCTGTCTGCAGT ATGGTGCGTCTCTGGTTTACACATCAGTGAAGGAGATGAAAAACCTGGACATCCTCTACAAATACCTGGTCCACAGACTCTACGGCTTCCCCTTCCACTGCCCGGCACAAGTGGTGGAAAGAGACGCTGTCTTCAT TCCATCAGGCTGGGACAATGAGAAAAAGATTGCCATACTTCATGAGAACTTCCAGACAGTAAAAGCTGACGACAGCTTTGAGGACGTAGTAGTCAAACCGCCAGTCAGAAAG ATTGTACATGAAAAGGAGATTCAGGCGGAAGATGACCAAGTGTTTCTGGTGAAACTGCAG TCACTGCTCGCCAAACAGCCCGCTGTGACAGCAGGGCGACCAGTG GACACCACCAGTAGAGCACCCACCGGTTCCCCCAGGACGAGCAATCGCTCTGCTGCGGCCAACGTAGCGAACGCCATGCCACAGTCAG GTCAGACCAGTGAGGGCGTGTTGGCCAACTTCTTTAACAGTCTACTGACAAAGAAAGCGGGGACAGGGGGTCCTGGGACGCCAGGAGGCGGTAACAACACGCCAGGAACAGTACGCAAGTCAG GTTCTAAGCTGGGCCTGGGTGACGTACAGGCAGAGCTAGACCGTATTTCCAGCCGGGAGAGTGACTCGGACTTGCCCAATGCCAACGAGACCCCCGCCACCGACAGCCAGGACACATGA